TGGGCCTTAcaaatgctgtattattattattattaaaagaagAGCAAGGTGATCCAGGAGAAATGACCTCAACTTACCAGAAGACATTGTAGATAAATCCCATGGCATTCGAGAGAAGACGAGACTTGCTGGTGATGCAGGCAAAGGTTGGAAAACAGTCAATCGAGATCTCGATGGTCAGAATGGAACCAACCAATACTACGAGCAACAAAGACAGAATAGAAACAACTCAATCTATCAATCAAAACCAGGGGTGAGAGTTACTACTGGAAAAAAGTCTGAATCTGGGATCCAGAACATGGGAGGTATATTTTCCACTTGTTGATAACCCAGCGCCAGGGAGCAGCAACCCCagtgctagagaagtagatcaaagagcatgacTTACGTTATTTGGAGATGTACATGTGCAGCGTTCTTTTCGTTTACCAGGTAGATTTGAAAAAGTcagaattcagataaaagtccaAAATTTTTCATCCCTGCAATACATTAAGTTCCAAATGAATAATAACTgaacaagtcctgcagtctagtGTTTTCTAAGCACACCTTTTTTATAACTATTACATGAATAATACTGTGAGgacacaaaatatttcaaaatgtaatTTACAATGCAGAAGCACTGAAGACAACTAAGCCAAGGGTTGTAATGGAAAACCAATAAATTCTTTGATCCGTCCATATTTCTTATAAAATAGGGACATGCTTTTCAACACTTCCAGCCAGCCAGACCATTTTAAAATAGAATGTTGACTGATCCTGGGGTGTTTtcactggcatttggccagtggacAGTGTTACGAGAGAACCCTGAATTTTTGATTGGGTGTGATGAGGAAAAGGGGACAATTTGGTCTTACTCTTTGACCATCCTGGAGGCTCTTGATGAAACAGATACGCAGTGTAGTCGTTAAACAGTAGATCCAAGACCATGGAGGAGGAAGCCCCGAAGGCGAGGCAGTAGGCAAGACGGTCATGGTTTTCATATAGATCAACCGGACTATAAGGACATAAAATAAAGTAAGAaatatttaatagatggaagtttgcatcgggaagaagaatattaattttagttttacatatatacaccgatgtgtgttagcactgtatactcggtactttcccgagctatgtgaacaaaaatcacggGCATATTACtaggttgggattcgaacccaccacctttgcaattctagagcagtgtcttaccaactagacccccgagattgcccggtagctcaGAGGCAGACCCGGCTCGAAGGCCGTAGCCTCCATTGCCCCATCCTgatggtgccccttcaaaagtttcccatttacttAAAGATTTTCCCAATAGATTTCCCctattgcaaaatgaaaatggtttgCACTTTAaaggatgaaattccaggcttgttGTAATTTTGCTAGTTTGCCAATTTGTTCTTCTGCCAACCACCTTCCTTGTCAATGCCATTGCTAAAACTTGTAATTGTGTGTATATAAACATTTTTGGGCCCACTTTGGTACACATTGTTTTAATGCGTGAAGGACAGTAGCTAGACCATGCTTTAatggtgggctctaaatccaacTTAGTCCACAAAGGGTGAGCTGCTCAACCAGATTAAAACTATTCCTGTTTAGATACAtgtatggggccatcattgctaaAGTGCAATctaggggaaatctgtgctgggcagcacagtgtatttttctCATAGTGCTGGGCAAAATTTATTAGTTTTGGGCAGGCCGTCCAGCGCCGTccaccatggctacaacacttgtgaaggaaacaaactcgcAAAAGAGAGGTTAAATTTGTCAAATACGCACGAGACTTGCACTGCCGATAATAAATCAGATGAAAATAAACTAAAAGTGACGGTACCCTTTAAAATTTCAAATAGAGATATGGCTTCATAGAAACTTACAAAATAAGGGAGAAATTTTCCCTGAACCAATTGGACTGTCCGGTTCTTCTTTCCTTCTTGGTGCGTTGCATGAAGCTGAGTATTAACACCATAACAACCTGAAACCAAAACCAATTTACCATATGATTCGAAACTGACAGAACAAGACCCAAGGCTACTGCAAGTAGACTGTACTCATGAAAAGAAAATTTTCTGTATCACacaaccactttttcattctaaatgatctaatttacctcattgagatatccctttttgtaaaaatgagtgaaaaagtggttgcaggatacggaaagttatcctcatGAAACATGCAAGGTATCAATAACATAGGCCTGGGGCTCAAAATTAGACTGGTTCACACAGGCCATTGCATACCACACCCTTCcatacagtaataataataataataataataataataacgaagtcttatagcgcacgtatctaccaaacaaggtactcaaggcgctgagtatatacaaactttcagaaagacaggttattgcagtgatgaattttgagtcccaattagttagcaccttatattgatttacaaggtgctacggtgcatacagcagccacagccaggaacaccggggtgaaccccttctcttttcgataagtgcactgggttcttttacatgcgttacacaacacatgggaccaacggctttacgtcccatcaaaGTTTGTCGAAATCAAAAACATCTTATGACATCATTCTAGTAAAAATAGGTGCTATTTTTGAACGGGGAATTATGAATTTGATCCTGACTTGATGATTACATGTTTTTAATCAAAACAACTTTGAATTTTACTTTTGACTTATATGAAAAATACGTCATAAGAATGTACTTGTAAAGACCCTCTAGTTGTTGAAATCCAATGACatcatattcaaattttgctctgaaaacaaaaaaggaatggACAAACAATTCCGGGTACTCCCAAAATGGTTTTTGTACTTCCAAAATGATGGAAGTGGTAGAAGCCCATTTGTGCGGAGGCGGGTTTTTTGTTGCGTGAGGGCTGAGTCAATATCTTTTTAATGCAAAGTCGAAGTGGGAGGAGCCAACATACCGAAATAGGAAACGAGCAGTGAACCAGGAATCCCCGGTACTCCGTCAGGGTGCATGTCTGATTTTCCCtgtaacataaaaaataaaaaaataaaaaaaataaaaattaatttgacatAAATTAAACAATCGTCCAAATCACCATGTGGTTACTGACACCATGTGGGAAATGACCCGGACtgattgaactttttttttaatcaatgaCCTGTGTATTGGAAGAATCATCATGGTTATCAGATAATGGGATtacagtataaaaaaaacaccatattcTGAAATGtgacttataaaaaaaaaacttcctctTTGGAATTCCCTAAATGTACAgaaaagggtttttttttagacacaaATATGTTTCTAATTAAAAGTTACGGCAAAGTTATTTATTGGTTTGGAAAAGTtcccatatggcgccaccactttttcattcgatatgaaataatatctaATTTACTTCAACGGGATATCCCTTTTGGTTAAAAtttagtgaaaaagtgatggcgccctacagaaagttatccattGGTTTGGTTAAATTAACACTAACAAGTGatgtcttcattgtcttctctacaaaaGAAGTTGATGTGATGTTTACAAACATTAGGAtgatatagaccatgtgacctttgtttacaataagtgtgaccttgcacATTCTTTGGCTAGTCTGGTAGCCCTGGTAGAggagtcctgggcccaatttcatggctcaacTTACcaaagcacagaatcggcgctaaacggaagcagggaattctgtgcttatggcaggcgtatttcacgggttagcgacgaattttggcttctgcgtgtgTGTACTCCGcgtaactaggcattctacgcttacaaggctagtgcagaaattcggcgcttgcacataagcgggaatcgtgatcgtaagcatagaaatcggcagtaagcagagccatgaaattgggccctgggctagCTAGTCcatggcaggcaagatactgcactgaccatatgggaaagttgacattctGTGTCATTATTCCACATAAATAAGTCATGTAAATCCAAGAGttttttatgaaagaaaaagttTGGCaaattttgagatgtgccccctttcattaTCAAAGGTCGATAGGAATTAGACAGTCctagtgcaatctccataaaatatgagattttatgttttcttccattaggttGTGTACaagtcgtgcctgcaggaagtccaggctctgtcaCAGAGTCTGTGGctattttgtaaacatgatgTCACAAGCATCGTCTATAGTATTCAGATTAAAATTCAGACAATCCAACATGAAACCATCATGAACAATTAATATTATACACCTGCATTGTTCAACACTGAGGTGACTACTTTACTTACGTCTCCATTTCTGAACTTAATTCCGACATCGATCACGACCAAGATTGTACTCTATTTCGCCCTTGTTGCCAAAGAAGAGTTGACCACCATGTTCATGACCATTCCACTTCACACACACAATGCCGAACTCTGGCTGGCAATATAACTATATGAAGATAAACATATCTCGACACGGAACACCAACTCATATGTGTTTAGTTTTTAATCTGGTGTAATACTTGGCGACGTACCTTGGACTTTCACCGATTAAACTCAGTCACTCGACACCCTGCCGACCTACCACAGTAGTACAGACCGACCAGCATGTCTATCTGTGTGGTGAAGTCCCATTAAATCACGCACAGTATGGTAAAAACAACCCGTGAGAATTACGCGTTGGTAACATCATGACCCCTGAATCATGCGGTGTGTTTATTTTTCAAGTCTTTTAGCGCGGAACATGGAAATGACATCGACTGTTTACACATAGCGCCCCCTCTTGACAATCTTTTACACTGCCACTTTCGCACGGTcgcatttttttcccaggacatgacagggcccaatttcatagagctgctaagcacaaaaatttgcttagcataacatttcttacttgataaaaacaggcaaattttcatttgttgcatattgcttgttactgatattcagctgttgtttgctcattcTGAAAAtaaagtggaaatttggttggtaatcctgtgttTATCCAGGCAGAAATTTCAACATGCagacgtaaccctcctcccgaggGTTCCCCCTCCCGAGGGTTACGTCATCGCAActagaaatttcatgttaagcaaatttatgtgcttaacagctctatgaaattgggccaagatgaAGCCACTTAGCATAATGGCATGTTTTTTAACAAGCTCAGTAGCAAGTGTTATGAACTTTCCCGAAGTTCTCAATAGCTAGAAAAAAAtggcaattatttttttcccaggacgaacgtgtgcagataattagccacgtttgtcctggaaaaaaaaaacgccacacacccgggtcgacccagggaagctaaacgaacgcaccctcaaTAAAATTGGAAGCTGAAGGCTTActtcaaaaaaattataaagcCAAGAACAGTATTTGGATGCCACTAGTATTTTAATACTTTGACAACTCGAtcctctttttatttttacattcaataatAGTTTACCCTATAGCTGAAAACCATGACATCTGTGACCAACTTCATAAGGCTGTGAACTGTAAATATATTGatcagcaaagaaattttttgctaagcacagattaCCCAGCCAAAATAACAAGTAACACATATTGCTTGTGACTCACTGGTTCCCTGCTAATGTTTACTCAGTGGGAAAATTTGCACCATTTTCTGCTTggcatctttatgaaattgggcccgaacTATCAACACACAGCCTATGTTATTTAAATGATGTGAGCTGTTTAGAACTATTTTTTCTTAGCACATTGGCATtatcttttgttatttatttcttacAAAACACACTAGTCACAGCCAGTTTTTGTCACAAAGATGCTACAATTGTTATTATCTTGCTTGCAAGGGACAGAAATTTAAGTTCCTTTACTTCAGTGTTGTGCAACTACAGGCCTTATACTACACAATGTCCCTTGTCAACGCCTTTGTACCTAAATTGACATTTCCCCCCATAGAGGCACTGTCAATAACAAATATTGCTTTGCCCTTACAAATAATGAAGCAAAAGTTTaagatgagaaaaaaaaacctaggcTGCTGAAAACTGCAACATCTCCAATTCTTCATCGCCAGTACCCTTGGCAACCAGAAGACAGGGAAGAAATATTGGTAATAATTTTTGATTGAACGTGACTCATGTTCTGCTGGCTACATTGACTAGAAGGTCTGACCCCTGCAGCAACGAGTCACGTAAAAGCTGTCCCAGCTCAATGCACCCAATCTCTTGCTCTTAAACACATTCTACACCTTCAGAGTATCGATTCAATTTGCAAAGAAGCAGTTGCCAAATATTGGTAATAATTTGTGATTGAACGTGACTCATGTTCTGCTGGCTACATTGCCTATAAGGTCTGACCCCTGCAGCAACAAGTCCCATATAAAAGCTGTCCCAGCTCAATGCACCCAATCTCTTGCTCTTAAACGCACTCCATACCTACAGAGTATCGATTCAATTTGCAAAGAAGCAGTTGCCAAATGAGAATATTCATCTTCTGCTTTCTACTGTTGGttttaaatgttaatttttaGACCTTTGCAAAAAGGTTTTGGAAAAACCTATAGCCCCAAAAAGCAGCATCCTGAGGGAGGCCATCATATTGGAAACTGACATCTCTCATAgatggtaaacagtgttgtagctagaccaattctAGTGctgggctctaaatccaatttagtccaccaagggcgagcaGTTCAACAAAATTGTTCGTGTTAAGATATGGGGGCCACCATTGCTGGAGTGCAATctaggggaaatctgtgctggcaGCACATTGACtatgctcagagtgctgggcgaaaTTTGTTAGTTTTGGGCAGGCCCGACaagcaccgcccaccgtggctacaacactgatggTAAACATTCACAAAAATTCTCCATGGTAAGGCGCACTTGACCAAAGATCTCCAGcataatagttttgttttcatttggtgTTGTACGATGACGTCCTCTGATTTAGCGGATTGTCCGGTGAGCGACTCCAGTCCTTCTTCAACATCTGCCGGAACTGCGACATTCTGAGGTTGGGATTCTCTGCCCTGAGGCGCGGGAGGTGGATTGCTTCGAAGGCTTTGTAGGCGGCCTTCATTCTCCTCTCTGGATGTTTCTCAAGGGCGGGGTCGTTGATACTgcagtgaagaaaaaaacaaataaaaatacactcCGGAATAATGAAGAATTCAGTTGTAAACTAagtcaatgtttgtacagtGTTATTGCTCTTTTAATTCAAATTGACATTCCAACCTTCAGAATGTTTTTACAGTTCGGATTTCAAATTCACTTTcactttaagttttttttcagtATTTGTGCACAGTGTTGCGATCTAAGTTCAAACTAATCTTCCTATTTTCAGAATGTTTGTACAGTGTGAAATATTCCAAGTTAAATTAACCATCCTGCTTTCAGTACCACTATTGTCAGTAAAAGTTCACCAACCCTTTGTAGCTCTTTAACTGTACAGGTTGTCTATAGTAGAGAACAACTGTTTGTAAATTGTACagaaagtttgtattttttgttgttcaatACCATtagtatgggatttgaggcattgaatGGTGATGGGTATTATCATATATGGTAACACCATGTCTATATCTACCAACAAGTAGATGTACACATTGTgttacaacaataataataataataataataataataataataataataataataataataataataataataataataataataataataataataataataataataataataataataataataaaaacatgcgtttatatagcgcttaataaAAGGTTTCTAAGTGCTGAACAGGAAGTTtaagataacaaaaaaattacaattaaaagtgggatgaaatagcagaaactgaaTAGATTAGATggatttaaataagtgtgttttgagagCGGTTTTAAATGAGTCAAGTGTAGATGAGGCACGGATGTGAACgggaagattgttccaaagaGTGGGAGTGGTGATTGAGAAGGAGCGGTTTCCATAGCGAGTGCGGGGGATAGGACCAGAGTTGAATTCCAGGTGGGCGGTAGATGATGATCGGAGAACACGAGTTGTAGGTTGCTTTTTGGGAAAAAGTAATTCTGAGATATATTTAGGGGCTAGACCATGTTTACACAACAATAAATCACAATTCAAAGCATCTAAACATTTTCTACTGACCTAAGAGCACCAATAGCTTCCTCTACATTCCTGGCCGACGAATCCCCTGAAGCTTCTTGAGCAGCAAGGGCTATGTTTGGATTCTCCTCAAGTGGTTCATCCAGATGGGTGCTTGGCTGCTTCTTCTTCCTCTCAGCAGcttaagaaaaaataaaatgtcacAATTTTCGGGGGGTTTAAATCCCTCTCTAGTaaatgtctttgttcaaccccaaaatatttaaaagtcaGTTTTCCTGgtgatttattatttgatatctaaaGTGGAAAGTCACATCCCCTTAACGTGATCCattggctgccgcttcccatgTTGTCAGGTTGGtgcagtggtgtcttgcctcgccttccacctctggggaccccggttcaaatTCTTCCGGGGCATAATGTTGATTGGGCTTTTAGAGTCCCTCCTTGAAttcatgggttttccctggaacaattctctggggttttccgcCCATTtccaaaactgaaatttcttcattgtcttctcaccttgtctagatgctgaaaaggctttgacaagtattatcatagatgtagatgtagTTGTATTGTAAACTCAAGTGTGATTCCTGGCTATACAGTGgtttaatggttgtatggcttctgactggcacccccaaacaaagacatTGAAACAATAAGGAGAccccaacatagggctagatagctcaggtGGTAGAGCGCTGGATCAATGATCCAGACGTCTTGATTCAAATCCCGCTTTggtaaacttttctttgttcaaccccaaattaagaAAAGTAAATGCAAGTtcgaattgaactgaattgaattgaattgaattgaattgaattgaagtatCAATTCTGCCTACATGATTCTCAATTCACATGCTTACCTTCCTGGGCTGCTTTAATCTCCTGCTCAGCCTGAATCTGAGCCCTGGTCAGCTTGCTGGGTTTGGTCACCTTAGTAGCTGCCTTCAagatttcttcttcttcctcaaGGAGACGACGAGACTCTAGCTTCCTCATCGACTCCTCCTCTCGTTTCTTGTCTTTATTTTCCTGCAATTGAACCGAATATGGTAAACAGAGTTGTAAAACTCGAGTTCAGCCGTAAATTTCAAaaaacttttcctaacttaggattaatcttaatacttaggacgagttcagttccgtatccgaagacgttaagacgcattgaacccatcctaagttaggacgggttactcgtcctaactcaagataggattaatcctagcgtttcgtgaaatctgctACAGGACTCGGACTCTAGCCACCTCAAGACACAATTTGGGTGAACaagctttaagaaattgggtccaggtttAGGTATTCTAACTATTAAGTGATTTAAAAAAGTGACATGGGACTCGAACTTGGACTCTAACCAAGTGACTCGGACTCAACCTAAATGACTCAGACTCAACCTAAGTGACTCAGGACTCGAACTTCGTTCTGACCAAGTGACTCGGACTTGACCCAAGGGACTCAAGACTCTGACCAAGTGACTCGTACTCGATCTAAAATGACTCAGGATTCGAACATGGACTCTGACCAAGTGACTTGGACTTGGATTCGACACCGGTGACTCAACTACAACTctgctgggtccaatttcatagagctgcgtaagcaaaaaatttgctctaagcacgaaaatagcttgcttattttacacatgttactggccaaatgtcatgccattacttgtgactggtattttatataatatagctgttgtttacttagcaagaACTTAGcattttacaaagcaaggatgtttctgcttaagcaattttttttgctaagcagctctatgaaattgggccctgataattACCTTTCTctgttgttttttcttgacaTGTTTGTCATCATCGTTCCAGTATGCATCTTCATCTGCTTTTTGTTTGGCGGCTTCTTTCTCATGCAGAAGTTCAGCCTTCCGTGCTTTGGCAACCGCCGCCTTGGAGTTCTCTCCTGCAAATTTCTTGGGCATCCTTTACGAGCTGGAATTCCCTgttcacaaacaaaatattataattgttttttataatgGATGCTACACTACACTGAGTGTTAGTtaatagtttttaattttttgtttcccTTCAAATTTGTACTTCCCACCAGTGGCACATAGTTGGAAGAGGTGAGGGCCTGGGGGCAGGGGGGGAATCCCCCAAGTAGGATACTCCTAGAACTGTGaagttcgttccgctatcgtctccacgtTCGTGGACTCGGACCACAAACTTGGGCTCTGTGTCTGACCACAAACTTGGActcgtggagacgatagcggaaccgAACTTCATAGTTCTAAGACTAGGAGTAGGGGGAGGGGGCCTTCATGTTTCAGGGCATCTTTTCCAGTCAGGCAGCAGGAAAACTTCTATTATACGCCTATCCTATATAAACCAACACTCAGATTTACAAACAGCCTGAACAGGGAACACTCAGATTTACAAACAGCCTGAACAGGGACAAATCATAATCATACATGGAAATGGAAGGAATTGACAATTGTTTTctaatttcatttcaatttaaaatttaaataaaaggaAATAACGGGCCCGAAATAACAAataatcatttattttaaagcgtaataataataatatgattgCACAATGGGTCATGGCGGAAGGAATTTTGATTCCTTAAACAAGCTGAAATccagggataactttccgtatggcgccaccactttttcactcatttttacaaaaagggatatatcattcaggtaaattagatactatattattttattttgaatgaaaaagtagtggcgccatacggaaacttttccaaatccAGACAGGAATTGGCAGTGTAGTgttatatcgtaggaggt
This genomic stretch from Asterias amurensis chromosome 9, ASM3211899v1 harbors:
- the LOC139942308 gene encoding coiled-coil domain-containing protein 124-like; amino-acid sequence: MPKKFAGENSKAAVAKARKAELLHEKEAAKQKADEDAYWNDDDKHVKKKQQRKENKDKKREEESMRKLESRRLLEEEEEILKAATKVTKPSKLTRAQIQAEQEIKAAQEAAERKKKQPSTHLDEPLEENPNIALAAQEASGDSSARNVEEAIGALSINDPALEKHPERRMKAAYKAFEAIHLPRLRAENPNLRMSQFRQMLKKDWSRSPDNPLNQRTSSYNTK